The following are encoded in a window of Chitinophagaceae bacterium genomic DNA:
- a CDS encoding glycosyltransferase yields the protein MTDKQLHIVTHDVPWPADYGGVVDLFYKLKALHAQGVNIHLHCFTQGRPPQEELNKYCASVHYYQRDKSWKRFSFRLPFIVTSRKDGSLIANLKKDNHPVLLEGIHCTYYLHNGQLGNRKIIVRLHNAEFEYYKQLAKHETSLFKKTYFLFESTLLKKYEKALAQKATFLAVSRQDVELYQSVLGAQHIHHLPVFLPHTLAVGKEGKGCFCLYHGNLSINENEEAAVWLIKNVFSRSSVPFVIAGKSPSQRLQQLAHSNQNTCLVANPSEKEMQDIICKAHVHVLPSLNNTGIKLKLLNALFNGRYCLVNKAAVNGSGLEPYCRIAETEEGFQQAIKELYETPFTEEEAQRRQGLLQTGFNTEKNARELMTFLW from the coding sequence TTGACAGACAAACAACTTCACATAGTAACCCACGATGTTCCCTGGCCCGCTGATTACGGTGGAGTGGTTGACCTTTTTTATAAACTGAAAGCCCTGCACGCACAGGGGGTGAACATACACCTGCACTGCTTTACACAGGGAAGGCCGCCGCAGGAGGAATTGAATAAATACTGTGCCAGTGTGCACTATTACCAGCGGGATAAAAGCTGGAAGCGTTTCTCTTTCCGGTTGCCCTTCATTGTAACCAGCCGGAAAGACGGATCACTTATCGCTAATCTAAAAAAAGATAACCACCCGGTTCTGCTTGAAGGCATTCATTGCACCTATTACCTGCACAACGGGCAGCTCGGCAACCGGAAGATCATCGTTCGGCTTCACAATGCAGAATTTGAGTATTACAAGCAACTGGCGAAGCATGAGACCAGCCTGTTCAAAAAGACCTATTTCCTTTTTGAAAGCACGCTCTTAAAGAAATACGAAAAGGCCCTTGCGCAGAAGGCAACATTCCTGGCTGTAAGCAGGCAGGATGTGGAACTTTATCAAAGTGTTTTGGGAGCACAGCACATTCATCATCTCCCTGTATTCTTACCCCATACCCTGGCGGTAGGCAAAGAGGGCAAAGGTTGTTTTTGCCTTTACCATGGCAATCTTTCAATAAACGAGAATGAAGAAGCTGCTGTATGGCTTATCAAAAATGTGTTCAGCAGGTCATCCGTGCCTTTTGTGATCGCAGGCAAATCGCCCTCCCAACGGTTACAGCAACTGGCGCACAGCAACCAGAATACCTGCCTGGTGGCAAACCCTTCCGAAAAAGAAATGCAGGACATCATCTGCAAGGCACACGTGCATGTATTGCCTTCCCTGAACAATACGGGCATCAAGTTAAAATTACTGAATGCATTATTCAACGGAAGGTATTGCCTGGTGAATAAGGCCGCGGTCAACGGATCAGGCCTTGAACCCTATTGCCGGATAGCTGAGACCGAAGAAGGTTTTCAGCAAGCCATAAAGGAACTTTACGAAACCCCCTTTACCGAAGAGGAAGCGCAGCGGCGGCAGGGTCTTTTACAAACCGGTTTCAATACGGAAAAAAATGCCCGGGAGCTTATGACATTTCTATGGTAG
- a CDS encoding PQQ-dependent sugar dehydrogenase: MAFHPEYETNGYLFIYYLNADYDIRITRFQSAAPTTNTPINQTTGVVIMTIPAVTASFHNGGKLNFGPDGHLYFAPGDGSPGGDPDNHAQDGNLLWGKMIRINVDNFTTPPYYTIPANNPYVNDPAVRDEIFAIGLRNPWRWSFDRLNHDVWVADVGESAWEEVNYRSLASSGGINYGWRCYEGNEDYVTAGCLPQSNYVFPVFTYPHNSATGGYSVIGGHVYRGTEYAAMYGYYICVDFVTGNAWLIKPNGSGGWNISQQSGLATGIVGFGEDENGVLYAVKLSGTLFKITTNSGGPLPVTLLQFNVKAFTGYNEVRWKTVNEQHIAHYEIEYSTDRVSYAIAGRVHAVNNPAENN; the protein is encoded by the coding sequence ATGGCATTCCACCCGGAATATGAAACAAACGGGTACCTGTTCATTTACTACCTCAATGCAGATTATGATATCCGGATAACCCGCTTTCAATCGGCTGCACCAACTACCAATACCCCCATTAACCAAACAACCGGGGTAGTTATTATGACCATCCCGGCAGTCACTGCAAGCTTTCACAATGGTGGTAAATTAAATTTCGGCCCCGATGGTCATTTATATTTTGCCCCCGGTGACGGCAGTCCGGGCGGTGATCCTGACAATCATGCGCAGGATGGAAACCTGTTGTGGGGAAAGATGATACGCATTAACGTAGATAATTTCACAACGCCCCCCTACTATACCATTCCTGCAAATAATCCCTATGTAAATGACCCGGCGGTAAGAGATGAGATATTTGCTATTGGCCTGCGTAATCCCTGGCGCTGGAGTTTCGACAGGCTGAACCATGATGTATGGGTTGCCGATGTGGGAGAATCTGCCTGGGAAGAAGTGAACTACCGCAGTCTTGCATCATCCGGCGGCATTAATTATGGCTGGCGCTGCTACGAAGGAAATGAGGATTATGTAACAGCAGGCTGCCTGCCGCAAAGCAATTATGTCTTCCCTGTTTTTACTTATCCGCATAACAGTGCCACGGGCGGATATTCGGTGATCGGTGGCCATGTTTACCGGGGCACCGAGTATGCGGCCATGTATGGATATTATATCTGCGTTGATTTTGTTACGGGCAATGCCTGGCTGATAAAACCAAATGGCAGCGGGGGTTGGAACATATCGCAGCAATCCGGTTTGGCAACAGGCATCGTCGGTTTTGGCGAGGACGAGAATGGTGTTTTATATGCTGTAAAATTATCCGGAACACTTTTCAAGATCACTACCAACAGCGGGGGGCCGCTTCCGGTGACACTTTTGCAATTCAACGTAAAGGCTTTTACCGGTTATAATGAGGTAAGGTGGAAAACGGTTAACGAACAGCATATTGCTCATTATGAAATTGAATACAGTACAGACAGGGTAAGTTATGCGATCGCAGGAAGGGTTCATGCGGTGAATAATCCTGCAGAAAACAATTAA
- a CDS encoding BlaI/MecI/CopY family transcriptional regulator, giving the protein MKTLTKAEEQIMQVIWKLDKAFLREIIDELAAPKPHNNTVATILKILVDKEFVGINVFGRTHQYYPLVSKDAYSKTTMKSLVKGYFEGSFSNAVSFMVKENNLSIDDLELLLKQLKKR; this is encoded by the coding sequence ATGAAGACACTGACCAAGGCCGAAGAACAGATCATGCAGGTGATATGGAAGCTTGACAAAGCGTTCCTGCGGGAGATCATAGACGAATTAGCGGCACCCAAACCCCACAACAATACCGTGGCAACCATCCTGAAAATACTAGTTGACAAGGAATTTGTTGGCATCAATGTATTTGGAAGAACACACCAGTACTATCCGCTGGTAAGTAAAGATGCATACAGCAAGACAACTATGAAGAGCCTGGTAAAAGGATATTTTGAAGGTTCGTTCAGCAATGCCGTTTCCTTCATGGTGAAGGAGAATAACCTGAGCATTGATGACCTGGAACTGCTATTAAAGCAATTGAAAAAACGTTGA
- a CDS encoding glycosyltransferase, with translation MIRICTSLANAGYSVTLTGVKKATSPPLSREKYDQKRLNCFFKSGPGFYAEYNTRLFFYLLFRKADIICCIDLDSMLPVWLVCKLRNKKAVYDAHEYFSQQKEILTRPRVYRVWKWIERTFVPKFKNGYTVSQGIAEEFKERYAVNYDVIRNVPVLRPFLPGMQEKPGTILYQGAVNEARGLEFLVPAMKLVDARLEIYGDGNFMDQTKKLIVENNLQDKVFLKGKLLPGELDSITRQACIGINLVENTGLNQYYSLANKFFDYIHNALPQVTMNYPEYKKINEEFEVAILVNDLDVGTIAGAINRLLNDEPLRRQLKQNCLKARELINWQNEEKKLTGFYNKLN, from the coding sequence ATGATACGTATCTGTACCAGCCTGGCCAATGCAGGCTATTCGGTTACACTTACCGGGGTTAAAAAGGCCACGTCCCCGCCACTCAGCCGGGAAAAATATGATCAAAAGCGGTTGAATTGTTTTTTTAAATCCGGGCCCGGCTTTTATGCCGAATACAATACCCGGCTGTTCTTTTACCTGCTTTTCCGGAAAGCCGATATCATCTGCTGCATAGACCTCGACAGCATGCTGCCTGTTTGGCTGGTTTGTAAGCTCCGGAACAAAAAAGCGGTTTACGATGCCCATGAATACTTTTCACAACAAAAAGAGATACTGACCAGGCCGCGGGTTTACCGGGTATGGAAATGGATTGAAAGAACATTTGTACCGAAGTTCAAAAACGGATACACCGTGAGCCAGGGCATTGCAGAAGAATTTAAAGAACGCTATGCAGTAAATTATGATGTGATACGAAATGTTCCGGTATTAAGACCTTTTTTGCCCGGAATGCAGGAGAAACCCGGAACCATACTCTACCAGGGAGCTGTGAACGAGGCCCGTGGCCTTGAATTCCTGGTTCCTGCCATGAAGCTGGTTGATGCCCGGCTGGAAATTTACGGCGATGGGAATTTTATGGATCAGACAAAAAAACTGATCGTTGAAAACAATCTGCAGGATAAAGTGTTTCTTAAAGGGAAACTGCTCCCGGGAGAACTGGACAGTATCACCCGGCAGGCATGCATAGGCATAAACCTGGTGGAAAACACCGGGCTGAATCAATATTATTCATTGGCCAATAAATTCTTTGACTACATACACAATGCATTACCCCAGGTAACGATGAATTACCCCGAATACAAAAAGATAAATGAGGAATTTGAAGTGGCCATCCTGGTAAACGACCTGGACGTGGGAACCATTGCAGGTGCCATCAACAGGCTTCTGAACGATGAACCGCTCCGCCGGCAACTGAAACAAAACTGTTTAAAGGCCCGGGAACTCATCAACTGGCAGAATGAAGAAAAAAAGCTAACCGGTTTTTACAACAAATTAAATTGA
- a CDS encoding T9SS type A sorting domain-containing protein encodes MEVDRKDKAPVKIYPTFVTDHQLNIFSEKQVEQVFIYSAEGKRVFANSQNNMTGIIHITLPKLPSGVYLVRVKLKDDHFTGKIYIGR; translated from the coding sequence GTGGAAGTGGACAGGAAGGACAAAGCTCCTGTAAAGATCTACCCCACCTTTGTCACTGACCATCAACTGAATATTTTTTCTGAAAAGCAGGTGGAACAGGTGTTTATATATTCTGCAGAAGGAAAACGGGTCTTTGCCAATAGCCAGAATAATATGACCGGCATCATCCATATCACCCTTCCGAAACTGCCATCAGGTGTTTACCTGGTCCGTGTAAAACTGAAAGATGATCATTTCACCGGAAAAATATACATCGGCAGATGA
- the ribF gene encoding riboflavin biosynthesis protein RibF encodes MQIHRDINRLPEFRNAVITIGTFDGVHLGHHQIIGSLKQEAVKAGGESVIITFHPHPRKVVSSVITGVRLINTLPERIELLEKTGIDHLVIVPFTEFFANQTAEEYIRDFLVEKFRPHTIIIGYDHRFGKERSGDYKLMEEKAATYHYRLKEISEHILNTIKVSSTNIRNAILHSRVEEANILLGYIFFFEGEVVHGDKVGRELGYPTANLRNTDEEKIVMGDGIYAVYADVEGRSYKGMMSIGFRPTVNGRTRVTEVNLFDFNKEIYGKTIRVYVKKYLRAEVKFNDLGELKEQLHKDKEESLKWL; translated from the coding sequence ATGCAGATACACCGTGATATAAACAGGCTACCGGAATTCAGGAATGCCGTCATTACCATTGGAACCTTCGACGGGGTTCATCTTGGTCACCACCAGATCATCGGCAGTTTAAAGCAGGAGGCAGTGAAAGCCGGCGGCGAATCTGTCATCATCACCTTCCATCCGCATCCCCGCAAAGTGGTTTCGTCGGTGATCACCGGCGTACGGCTCATCAATACCCTGCCCGAACGGATCGAATTGCTGGAAAAGACCGGCATTGATCACCTGGTCATTGTTCCCTTCACCGAATTTTTTGCCAACCAGACGGCGGAGGAATACATCCGTGATTTTTTAGTGGAGAAGTTCAGGCCGCATACCATCATCATCGGCTACGATCACCGGTTTGGCAAGGAACGCAGCGGCGATTATAAGCTGATGGAAGAAAAAGCAGCCACGTATCATTACCGGCTCAAAGAGATCTCAGAACATATCCTCAATACCATAAAAGTAAGCAGTACAAACATCCGCAATGCCATTTTGCACAGCCGGGTGGAGGAAGCGAATATCTTACTCGGGTATATTTTCTTTTTTGAAGGCGAAGTGGTGCATGGCGATAAAGTAGGCAGGGAACTGGGTTACCCCACCGCCAATTTAAGGAACACCGATGAGGAAAAAATTGTAATGGGCGACGGGATCTATGCGGTGTATGCCGATGTGGAAGGAAGGTCGTACAAGGGCATGATGAGTATCGGTTTCCGCCCGACCGTCAATGGGAGAACGAGGGTCACCGAAGTAAACCTGTTTGATTTCAATAAAGAGATATACGGAAAAACCATCCGGGTGTATGTAAAAAAGTATTTGCGGGCTGAAGTGAAATTCAATGACCTGGGGGAATTAAAGGAACAACTGCATAAAGACAAAGAAGAAAGTCTGAAGTGGCTATAA
- a CDS encoding energy transducer TonB gives MLPYSWYLLKVIICSGILFGYYWLFLRNKIFHRYNRFYLISAILLSLLLPLAKIDFWQPDRPQSQVIKVLQAVSAGDEYMNNIALAANTNNWNMQDLYSVIYGLISVFFLGVLLRTLLIIRSLLKKYPVQMVEQVSFVNTDDNSTPFSFLKYIFWNSGIDLDTTTGRQIFKHELAHIREKHTYDKLLVNILLVFCWCNPFFWLYRKELNMIHEFIADQRAVEDSDTTAFATMILQAAYPKHRFELTNNFFYSPIKRRLLMLKKNNDPRVNYFARIMALPLLAVVFAAFAFKPKKTDDKQYDFPSYVITDTVPLKSNLLPSDPAIVPSGNASVMEEKADPEKALLVVNGNMIGKGKAKDGLLNQLYAQTITVKWLKRSEAIAKYGADGADGACEISYTDGVTISTFIDALDNSSVFYMGMRNPLTVTAQNVQPEDLVVSISEGKIFGINGEYMVTVTHEGEVTLTLSKRDGTKLPGPYTVKVKRLPDPTDPAFPSALREKVRYDSSLSAKMNQELLDQQQGLAKPGYAEKELNAKITDVAVEKTLYEKKLKELETQNLKLKLIEEQKLKTNTDLTERVVMGKKMQDSEIQNLKLKRIQEQQIKNKQEFEEQLVLSKDKSDAYQKQLAEVEVQGKPGNVIFVKTEQIPSFPGGVEAWKKYLVQHVRSTTPVDEGWKAGKYTVVVRFIVHADGKVSDVTTENYKGTLTAMHCIEIIRNGPRWLPAIQNGKKVNAYHKQPITFVIADK, from the coding sequence ATGCTCCCCTACTCCTGGTATTTGCTGAAAGTGATCATCTGCTCAGGCATTTTGTTCGGGTATTACTGGCTCTTCCTGCGCAATAAGATATTTCACCGCTACAACCGGTTCTATCTTATTTCGGCCATACTGCTTTCCCTGCTGCTGCCGCTGGCCAAAATAGATTTCTGGCAACCGGACAGGCCGCAAAGCCAGGTGATAAAAGTTTTACAGGCTGTTTCAGCCGGGGATGAATACATGAACAATATCGCACTGGCCGCCAACACAAACAACTGGAACATGCAGGATCTGTATTCGGTTATTTACGGGCTGATCAGTGTGTTTTTCTTAGGGGTGCTTTTGCGCACCTTGCTGATCATCCGTTCGCTGTTAAAAAAATACCCGGTACAGATGGTTGAACAGGTGTCGTTTGTGAATACGGATGACAACAGCACGCCTTTCTCATTCCTGAAATACATTTTCTGGAACAGCGGTATCGACCTGGATACCACAACCGGCAGGCAGATATTCAAACACGAACTGGCGCATATCCGGGAAAAGCACACCTATGACAAACTGCTGGTCAATATCCTGCTCGTCTTTTGCTGGTGCAACCCGTTCTTTTGGCTTTACCGCAAAGAACTGAACATGATACATGAATTCATTGCCGACCAGCGGGCCGTGGAAGACAGCGATACCACTGCCTTTGCAACCATGATACTGCAGGCTGCTTACCCGAAGCACCGGTTTGAACTGACCAACAACTTTTTCTACTCACCTATTAAACGCAGGTTACTTATGCTCAAGAAAAACAACGATCCCCGGGTCAATTATTTTGCCCGCATAATGGCATTGCCTCTCCTGGCAGTGGTATTTGCTGCTTTCGCATTCAAACCCAAAAAAACGGATGATAAACAATATGATTTCCCTTCCTATGTTATAACCGACACGGTCCCCCTTAAATCCAACCTCCTCCCTTCCGATCCCGCCATCGTTCCTTCGGGAAACGCTTCGGTAATGGAAGAAAAAGCCGACCCGGAAAAAGCATTATTGGTTGTGAATGGAAATATGATCGGCAAAGGAAAAGCCAAAGACGGGTTGCTTAACCAGTTATATGCACAGACGATCACCGTGAAGTGGCTGAAAAGATCAGAAGCCATTGCAAAATACGGCGCCGATGGCGCAGATGGGGCCTGTGAGATCAGTTATACCGATGGGGTAACCATTTCAACTTTTATAGATGCGCTGGACAATTCAAGTGTGTTTTATATGGGGATGCGTAACCCGTTAACTGTAACCGCCCAAAATGTACAACCCGAAGACCTGGTGGTCAGCATCTCTGAAGGAAAAATATTCGGTATCAACGGTGAATACATGGTAACGGTCACCCACGAGGGAGAAGTTACTTTAACCCTTTCAAAAAGGGATGGTACAAAACTACCCGGTCCATATACCGTTAAAGTAAAAAGATTGCCCGACCCAACTGACCCGGCTTTTCCATCAGCACTCAGGGAAAAGGTAAGATACGATAGCAGCCTGTCAGCAAAAATGAACCAGGAGCTATTGGATCAGCAACAAGGCCTGGCCAAACCTGGCTATGCGGAAAAAGAATTAAATGCAAAAATAACCGATGTGGCAGTTGAAAAAACCCTCTATGAAAAGAAACTGAAAGAACTGGAAACACAAAACCTCAAATTAAAGCTCATCGAAGAACAAAAGCTAAAAACGAACACGGACCTCACCGAACGGGTTGTTATGGGAAAGAAGATGCAGGACAGCGAGATACAAAACCTGAAACTAAAACGCATACAGGAACAACAGATCAAAAACAAACAGGAATTCGAAGAGCAGCTGGTACTGTCGAAAGACAAATCGGATGCCTATCAGAAACAACTTGCTGAGGTAGAAGTACAGGGAAAACCCGGTAATGTCATTTTTGTAAAAACAGAACAGATCCCGTCGTTTCCCGGCGGCGTGGAAGCATGGAAGAAATACCTGGTCCAGCATGTGCGGTCCACCACACCGGTTGATGAAGGCTGGAAAGCCGGCAAATATACGGTAGTGGTACGTTTCATTGTGCATGCAGATGGAAAAGTTTCGGATGTTACCACGGAAAATTATAAAGGCACCCTTACGGCCATGCATTGCATTGAGATCATTCGGAATGGCCCCCGGTGGTTACCCGCAATACAAAACGGGAAGAAAGTAAATGCGTATCACAAACAACCCATCACTTTTGTAATAGCAGACAAATAA
- a CDS encoding ATP-binding cassette domain-containing protein yields the protein MSQSIVELKHVNIYQSNSLILSDVNISVDKGEFVYLVGKTGTGKSSLLKTMYGDLQMTEGEGWVAGHNLRELTWKTVPFLRRNLGVVFQDFQLLTDRNVNENMKFVLKATGWKDEKLMDEKIADVLEKVGLKTKGFKMPFELSGGEQQRMDIARALLNSPRLILADEPTGNLDPETSDEIMQLLFHICRDYNTTIIMATHDYLVIKKFPARTIKTEMGKVWDNATIEMS from the coding sequence ATGTCTCAATCGATCGTTGAATTAAAACATGTGAATATTTACCAGAGCAACAGCCTGATATTAAGCGATGTGAACATTTCTGTTGATAAGGGTGAGTTTGTTTACCTGGTGGGCAAGACCGGAACGGGCAAAAGCAGTTTGTTAAAGACCATGTATGGCGATCTTCAGATGACAGAAGGAGAGGGCTGGGTTGCGGGGCATAACCTGCGGGAGCTTACCTGGAAGACCGTACCTTTCCTCCGGAGGAACCTGGGTGTTGTGTTCCAGGATTTTCAATTGCTCACCGACCGGAATGTGAACGAGAATATGAAGTTTGTGCTGAAGGCCACCGGCTGGAAGGATGAAAAATTAATGGATGAAAAGATCGCGGATGTACTGGAAAAGGTAGGGCTTAAGACCAAAGGGTTTAAAATGCCCTTTGAGCTGAGTGGTGGTGAACAACAGCGTATGGATATTGCCCGGGCATTATTGAATTCTCCCCGGCTTATACTGGCTGATGAGCCAACAGGTAACCTTGACCCCGAAACAAGTGATGAGATCATGCAGTTGCTGTTTCATATCTGCCGCGACTACAATACCACCATCATCATGGCAACACACGATTACCTGGTCATTAAAAAATTCCCGGCACGGACCATTAAAACAGAGATGGGAAAGGTTTGGGATAATGCTACCATAGAAATGTCATAA
- a CDS encoding polyribonucleotide nucleotidyltransferase produces the protein MSFLKPQSVTFDIGGGRMVTIETGKMARQADGSVTVRQGNCILLATVVANKEPKDGQNFFPLSVDYQEKFGSAGRIPGSFFKREARLNDYEILTSRLIDRALRPLFPEDYLCDVQVLVSLISSDDEVMPDSLACLAASAALAVSDIPVQEIISEVRIGRVNGEVIINPTRSQLAVSDFEFIIAATSKNIMMVEGEGKECQEEDLVIALETAHDAIRIQVKAQEELRALVGVTSKREYTKPYRNEELNQKITAFAKDKMHAISAAASAKHERSAAFDALKDEVKTFLGEELPDEDKALIGHYFGELQYYVVRDMILHERKRLDGRGTEDIRQLAMETDILPTPHGSALFTRGETQSLTTVTLGTPLDELLVESAHKSDYTKFILHYNFPPFSTGEVKMMRGVGRREVGHGNLAMRSLKQMMPGNEYPYTVRVVSDILESNGSSSMATVCAGSLALMDAGVPLAKHVSGVAMGLIKKDNDFAILTDILGDEDHLGDMDFKVTGTREGICGVQMDIKVDGLSMDVMRQALAQAKKGRMHILDAMYACTPAARADVKPHAPRMVKIIIDKEYIGAVIGPGGKVIQEIQRETGTTINIEEVDNHGEVSIFSKEKEGLDKALAWVNGLVAVPVVGDTYEGTVKSIKEFGAFVEFLPKKEGLLHISEISWKRLESMDGIFKEGDKVKVKLLDIDQKTGKFKLSRKALIPKPEAQPRPQEGKA, from the coding sequence ATGTCATTTTTAAAACCTCAATCAGTAACATTTGATATAGGTGGCGGCCGTATGGTTACCATCGAAACCGGTAAAATGGCCCGCCAGGCTGATGGCTCCGTTACCGTTCGCCAGGGGAATTGCATTTTGCTGGCAACCGTTGTGGCCAATAAGGAACCCAAGGATGGCCAGAATTTCTTCCCTTTGTCAGTTGATTACCAGGAGAAATTTGGTTCTGCAGGCCGAATCCCCGGCTCATTCTTTAAACGGGAAGCAAGGCTGAATGATTACGAGATATTGACCAGCAGGCTTATCGACCGGGCATTAAGGCCGCTGTTCCCCGAAGATTATTTATGTGATGTACAGGTATTGGTTTCGCTCATTTCCTCGGATGATGAAGTGATGCCGGATTCATTGGCTTGTCTGGCTGCATCTGCAGCATTGGCTGTTTCCGACATACCCGTGCAGGAGATCATTTCAGAAGTACGGATCGGCCGCGTAAACGGCGAAGTGATCATAAACCCAACCCGTTCGCAACTGGCGGTTTCCGATTTTGAATTCATCATAGCCGCTACCAGCAAAAACATCATGATGGTGGAAGGTGAGGGTAAAGAATGCCAGGAAGAAGACCTGGTGATTGCACTTGAAACAGCCCATGACGCCATCCGCATACAGGTTAAGGCACAGGAAGAATTAAGGGCCCTGGTTGGCGTTACTTCTAAAAGAGAATATACCAAACCTTACCGCAACGAAGAACTGAACCAGAAGATCACAGCTTTTGCAAAAGATAAAATGCATGCTATTTCAGCTGCTGCATCAGCCAAGCACGAGCGTTCTGCGGCTTTTGATGCATTGAAAGACGAAGTGAAGACCTTTTTGGGTGAAGAACTTCCCGATGAAGATAAGGCCCTGATCGGCCATTACTTTGGCGAACTGCAATACTATGTGGTAAGGGATATGATCCTGCATGAAAGAAAGCGCCTTGACGGAAGGGGTACGGAAGACATCCGGCAACTGGCAATGGAAACGGATATTTTACCAACTCCGCATGGTTCCGCTTTGTTTACAAGAGGTGAAACACAGTCACTTACAACCGTTACCTTAGGAACTCCTTTAGATGAGTTACTGGTTGAAAGCGCACACAAATCAGATTACACCAAGTTTATACTTCACTATAATTTCCCCCCATTCTCAACCGGTGAGGTTAAGATGATGAGAGGGGTAGGCCGCAGGGAAGTGGGTCATGGTAACCTGGCCATGCGTTCATTGAAACAAATGATGCCGGGCAATGAGTATCCTTACACGGTAAGGGTGGTGAGCGATATACTGGAAAGCAATGGATCCTCTTCCATGGCTACTGTTTGTGCCGGTTCACTTGCCCTGATGGATGCCGGTGTTCCCCTGGCAAAACACGTAAGTGGTGTGGCAATGGGTTTGATCAAAAAAGACAATGACTTCGCTATATTGACCGATATATTAGGTGACGAAGACCACCTGGGTGATATGGACTTTAAAGTTACCGGCACACGGGAAGGTATCTGTGGTGTTCAGATGGACATCAAGGTAGATGGTTTAAGTATGGATGTAATGCGCCAGGCTTTGGCACAGGCAAAGAAAGGCCGGATGCATATCTTAGATGCCATGTATGCATGTACCCCTGCTGCAAGGGCGGATGTTAAACCGCATGCACCCCGGATGGTCAAGATCATCATTGACAAAGAATACATTGGCGCAGTGATCGGGCCAGGTGGTAAAGTGATCCAGGAAATTCAGCGGGAGACCGGAACTACCATCAACATTGAAGAAGTGGATAACCATGGTGAAGTAAGCATTTTCTCCAAGGAGAAAGAAGGGCTAGATAAAGCGCTTGCATGGGTGAACGGACTGGTAGCGGTACCTGTTGTAGGTGATACCTATGAAGGAACCGTGAAGAGCATTAAAGAATTTGGTGCTTTTGTTGAGTTCCTGCCTAAAAAAGAAGGCCTCCTGCACATCAGTGAAATAAGCTGGAAGCGCCTTGAAAGCATGGATGGTATTTTTAAGGAAGGAGACAAAGTGAAGGTTAAATTACTGGACATCGACCAGAAGACAGGCAAGTTCAAATTGAGCAGGAAGGCGTTGATCCCAAAGCCGGAGGCACAACCAAGGCCACAGGAAGGGAAAGCATAA
- the rpsO gene encoding 30S ribosomal protein S15, with translation MPYLTIEKKADIFTQFGAKATNTGSIEGQIALLTERINQISEHLRSNKKDFSSQRGLMKMVGQRKRLLTYLSKHDLTGYRALIEKLGLRK, from the coding sequence ATGCCTTATTTAACAATTGAAAAAAAAGCGGACATTTTCACGCAATTTGGTGCAAAAGCAACCAATACCGGCTCCATCGAAGGCCAGATCGCACTCCTGACAGAACGGATCAACCAGATCTCTGAGCACCTGAGATCCAACAAAAAGGATTTCTCTTCTCAACGGGGTTTGATGAAAATGGTAGGCCAGCGCAAGCGTTTACTTACTTACCTCAGCAAGCACGACCTGACCGGGTACAGGGCTTTGATCGAGAAATTAGGTCTGCGTAAATAA